DNA from Musa acuminata AAA Group cultivar baxijiao chromosome BXJ1-5, Cavendish_Baxijiao_AAA, whole genome shotgun sequence:
AGCAAGTATGACAATTTTGACATGGAAGAATCTTGTGTAGTAATGTGCTAAATTTTGGGGATTGTCTTTTGAAGCCCTGTAATCGATGTTTGTTTATTATGGATCACATAAGATAGTTCAAGTGTCATTGCTTGAATGATCTAGAAGGGTATATGTGTAGTAACCTTTATGATCACTAGTGGATCATGATATCATTTCTTTTGGACAATTTTTTCTAGAAAAGCCTCATACTTTGGGGTCTTCTGAGATCGTATCACTAAAACAAACagatgtttttatttattttgttttgttgTCTTTGTGGTTCAACCTGGCCTCCACCTGCTAATTTTATCAGGCTGATGTAATATATATGAGGGTTGTTAATTAGGTAGTCATCTTTTAGGTTTTGCTTAAATTGCAAGTTTCTTTTCTGGCTATCATTAATGCTACTAGTAATTCTAACTTCTAAGTTCAGTATCATATTACTTTCATAAATTTATATGTGAGTTTTAAGAATAAAACAATGGAAGATAAGGGCAGGTTAAGCTGTAAGCAGTCAATTTGCCCATATGTTTCAAAGGATTATAAATTGTATCCGTAGCAGAGAACCATAGTAAACTGTAAGCAGTAATTTTGCCCTATTTTTTTAGAAGGATTACAGATCGTGCTTGGTTTCTACGTTATAAGTTTCTGATCACTGAAATGTTTTCCTTGTAGTTTTGTGATTGAACTGATGATTCTTTTGAATAATGGCGACAAACagtttcatatattttttttttcatttttaagtAAATTAAGCAATATGTCATTAAAAGCTTAACTTTCTGAAATAATTTTGATCCCAGTTTATGAGATACAACTTGTAAGTTGTAACaatcaaattatatttttttgcacAATCTTGCCAATGAATTTAATTGTATGACATAATCCTCAATTTTTTAAACATGAACCATCTGGACCTTATTATTCAAATGCTTTGCAGCTACCCGTGCCCGGGATGTCTTGAATTTCACACCACTAAATGGAAAACTCATAAGGATTATGTTTTCTAATAGAGATCCCAGTATCCGAAAAAATGGAGTTGGTAATGTATTTATTAAAAATCTTGACAAAACAATTGACAACAAGTCACTGCATGATATTTTTGTCGCCTTTGGTACTGTTCTCTCTTGCAAAGTGGCTACTGGTATCACTGGTCAATCAAAAGGATATGGTTTTGTTCAGTTTGAAAATGAAGAGTCTGCTGAGAGAGCTATTAGCCGACTAAATGGAATGTTGATTAATGACAAACCTGTTCATGTTGGTCACTTTGTTCGACGCCAAGAAAGACATCAACCTGAAGGGCCTCCAAAATTCACTAATGTGTATATTAAAAATTTGCCTGAACCTTACACTGATGAGGACTTGAAAAGTTACTTTGGGGTATGTGGCAACATCACAAGTGGAGTTGTCATGAAAGATGTAAATGGAAAGTCTAGGGGATTTGGTTTTGTAAATTTTGAGATGCcggaagctgctgctgctgcaattgAGAAATTTAATGGAACAGCTTTGTTTGATAAAGTTTTGTATGTTGGGAAAGCTCAGAAAAAGTCTGAAAGGGAAGCTGAATTAAGGGCCAAATATGAACAGGAGCGAAATGGAAGATTGGAAAAACTTCAGGGGCTTAGCTTATATTTGAAGAACCTTGATGATTCTATAAATGATGAGAAACTAAGGGAACTGTTCTCCCCTTTTGGTACCGTAACTTCTTGCAGGGTAAAAAATCTGAACCACTAACCTTCATTTTAGTAAATTTCAGGCAGGTTTTTAAGTCTTTGTATGTAATTCTATGATTCTATCCAGGTTATGCTTGATACCCATGGGCAAAGCAAGGGATCTGGTTTTGTAGCCTTTTCTTCCTTGGATGAAGCTAATCGGGCTGTAAGTAAAGCAACCATGCTTAGGAACTGCTATCctgttttattttatgatttagaCATTCTTGCACTTTTTAAAATGTATATCTAACATGCAATGCCCTTCAGATTAATGGATTGAATGGGAAGATGGTAGGAAAGAAACCATTGTATGTAGGTATATTTCAACGCAGGGAGGAAAGAAGGGCTATGTTGCAGGTATATAATTACTTAGCATTCTAGTACATCAATTATTTGGGAAATTTTCTATATTTTGCAGATTGTTGGCCAATATCTACTTTTTGTTTATTGCTGAGCTCCAATTATTCATGCTTGTTATCAGTGCAGCTTTAACATAAGTACAGTCTTATCAAGCATGTAAGATCTATTACAGTTCTTGAAAATTTTGGTTCTGGCGAGTGGCACTACAGTAATATTTGAAACTTTATGGTTTTTCCTTTATTTTATAATGGCACACTTGTTCCATGATTGGCATACCAGATTGAAATCTGAAGTGTATTCAAGCTAGTGACCCAGAGCATGGGGCCCTCCTGTGAGAGGCTACTTGTTTTTGAATATGCACTTGCTGATATTTCACCTCACCCTCGATGTATTCTGTAATGTCACTGTATTGCACTTGCTATAATTTCTATATACATGCCTATTACACCTTTTGATGTTTAGGAAATTTAACTCATCTTCATATGTTGTATCATTCTTTACCTTTTTTTATGCCTTCATTCTTTTATGTATCTCGATGAGTTTCCAGGCCTCAGAAAAATAAGATCTAATTCTCAGTTTATGAAGGCTGAATAATCGATTGAGTTATTCTGATATCTCATCTGGTCTGTAATGCCTTTGGTGTAGAAATACAATGATAACAAGTCTGGTTCTATGCTGGTTTTGATGTTTAGTTATTTGAACTTTAAAGACAATGTGTTAAGATTAGTATGAAATTGTTAGTTGATATGAAGTTATGGTATAATTTGTCCTGCACATAAATCAGGTTTTGGACTTGGATCTTTGTGGATCAAGCCATAAATTAGGTGTAAGTCAAACATGAATCGTACATCATTCTCCTAAATTAAGTCATTAAGGTACGAAATAAGGGTTCAGATTTACCATATTTTGTAGAGATTAATCACCGGATCTTCAAACATCCTTGAGAAATTAGTCTTGTCTTTCAACAAACTCTTGAATAAGACAATTAAATGGTAGGGAAAAGGTCCATAAAGATAGTTGAGATGAGGGAAAGAAAAGAGAGATAGAGTAAGGGAAAGAGGATTGATGATGGATGGTTTCAAGAATGAAAAGAGGAGTGACAGGAAGGGAAATGGAATAGAACTGTTAGAAGTGAAAAGAGGGCTTGTCACCTCGGAGACCTGGGTCTGTAGGGGGCCTAAGTTTTGTTGGAACCTTGGCAACATCTAGACTGTATGGAATATTGTCGTTCTTGCTTTTTTCCACGTATAAgtgttttagtttttttttattttgaatttcatttttgtatatttcaattttatcttGATATATGGATTTGGTTGACTCTTATTGGACAAGTGGAGGAATAGTATAAATTCTGTAATTTCATTTTTTCTGTCAATTGTATAGTTTGCGTTTTTACCTGGATTTTGCTTCCGACATGACTCATTAGACTTGTTTGCAGGCTCATTTTGCTCGTCTCAATTCTCCGGGAGCTCTGGCACCTGCCATGCCCACCATGCCTGGATACCATCCTGTTCCATCCAGGCTTGCCCCTCAGCAACTCTATTTTGGACAGGGTGTTTCCAGCCTCATTCCTTCTCAGCCTGCAGGCTACGGATACCAACCGCAACTTATTCCAGGCATTCGCCCAGGTGTTGTTCCAAACTACATGATGCCTTACAGTCCACAAAGGCAAGGGCAGCTTGGACAGAGAACAGGGTCTAGACGAGGAGGTGGGACACCACAGTTAATGCAACAGCAACAACAAGTAAGCTTTCATTCTGGCAAATGTTGTTACTTTTGTTTAAATACATTCACTAATGTTTTTCTCACATATTATATGAACTTGTGACTTAGTACAACTAGTTGGAAATCTCTCAAATGTCTAATTTAATCTTTAATCTTTACATAAGATGCCAGCCGGGCTTCTGGTTTCTTTGAACTTCTTGCAACTTGCTGGTCCACTCTTACTGCTGATGAAAATGTTCAAATCATTAACCAATTTAGATTGATATCCTGATGTTTCTACTCAACATACATGTTCCCTGAGTTATTCATGACTCATTACTCTGTCATTCTGATGTGCTTTGGTTCAGTTTTTCCTTTGAGGTCCTAATATAATAAAATTCTCTTTATTCAGGTTTTTCTTTATACGGCACACTCCCTGTCATTCTGAGGGCGTGCTTTATAATTGTCCCAGAGATCTTTTATACATTTTTTGCTTCAAACCTGGTGCAGAATTCTATTTATATACCACAAATTGGAATAGCATTACACTTCTATATTTTCAGAGCCCAACTCACACCAATCTGCTAATACTTGCTGAGTGAATTGAGGGAAACAATTGCCATTGCATATTTCATTTAATTGATCTCATACTTGAATcttctaaaattattatttatgaagTTAAAGTGCAAGCAATTTGTGAAGTCATTTGATCATCAGGTTCTCACTTATGATTTATcttctaaaattattatttatgaagTTAAAGTGCATGCAATTTGTGAAGTCCTTTGATCATCAGGTTCTCACTTATGATTTATcttctaaaattattatttatgaagTTAAAGTGCATGCAATTTGTGAAGTCCTTTGATCATCAGGTTCTCACTTATGATTTTACGCCTAGCTTAACATTAGTATAATGTGTACTTTCTGGTTCAAAAAGTTTGTCATTTCTTAGGATCTTAGTTAAAATTCCTAAGCCTAACTCGATTAGCATTGTTATTCTTTCTGGTTCAAAAAGTTTGTTGTTTCTTAGGATCTTAGTTAAAATTTCTAAGCCTAACTCGATTAGCATTATTATTCTTTCTGGTTCAGAAAGTTGTAGTCatttctttgtatttttgatataaTTCACCAAGAATGCTTGTATTGTTGAATGATCACAAAGTTTTGTTTAGAGCTCCATAATTCTATAATCTTTCTGGTACCATTGGTACTTATTTCATTTTGCAACAGATGTTTTATTACTTGATTTCTTTTAGAGTTATCTTGCTAATGTTATGCTTATTGTCTACAAACGGAACCaatatttatcatcaccaaaATGGCACTATCTTTCTTTGTTGATGAAGCTTCTTTTTACTGCATTGTCATGACCTGTGACTGTTCATGTTCAGATAATTCAGCAGAATGCTAATCAAGGCTTTAGATACATGCAAAATTCTCGAAATGGGGTTGACCCGATGATGTCGCCTCAGGGTCTGATGGGTTCGATGATGCCCATGCCACTTGATGCAAGTGGTATTCATATCACTTCAGTGGACGCAGTACATCCTTCTCCAATTCCAATTATGACTCTTGCCTCTGCTTTAGCTTCTGAATCTCCTGAGCGTCAAAGACTGGTAAGAATGTTTTGATTGGCAAACATGCTGCTAGATGTTAAGCTTTCAGCAACATAGTATGACAATGCATCAGTTAATTTTGGGTGAGGTCAAATGTCATTTCTACGTCTGTAGTCAGGATGACTGCTACTTTTATCATAATCATTATATTGCTAATTCTTTGATGATACCTTGGCATTAGTTTGGGCATGCAATGTAATCATGCAGGCACCTCAAGATATCCTTTTCCTCTCTTTGAACATTTTGCTTTACCTTCCATCCATCTTTTGTTgctattttcttttgatttcagAGTTATGTTTTGATCAACAATGAAATAAATTGGTTCTAGAGTCATGTGCCATATAGATCTTAATGTTCAATATGGATGTACCTTGGTTACTATATATAGTGTCATATCATGCCACATGCAAAAGCACTAGTTGACCTAATTAATTATGCAGGGAGTCTATAGAAACCCTTGACCACACATTGAACTTATATGATAGTTTGCTTCACAGATTCTTCTATGTAGTATTTGCACCTAATCCTTTTCGAGTATTACTGGATTTCAATGCCTCCATTCACTTCTTCAGTTTTCCAATTAATAGCTCTCTTCCGACCTCTGAATAATTATTCTTGTACCCAAGGAATAATTTTACTGTTGCTGTGGTTAATCTATCAAGTGCTAAGTTGATAGATTGGTGGTGCTGATCTCTGGAATTTGTCCTTAAGATGCTAGGAGAGCAACTATACCCCCTTGTGGAACGAATAGAACAGGAGCAAGCTGGCAAAGTGACCGGGATGCTGCTTGAGATGGATCAAACTGAGGTGCTACATCTTATTGAATCTCCAGATGCACTTAAGAAAAAGGTGGTGGAAGCCATGGAAGTCTTACGCTTAGCGCATGCTACTGGTCCAAATGCTCTTGATCAAATCGACTAGGTAACCTAAATTAACATTTATTTCACCATAATTGTGTGATTGAGATATTTCATACCGTTCTTGGCTCCACATTTGAACCTGGATTGTCATTTTTCCGTTTTTGGGATATTTGGCATGATCGAGGAAAGAGAGTTTATGTACCTAACGGATATTTTTCTGGATTTTTTACTTTTGGACAAAAGTGGCCTACAGGGTTTTAGGTTTTAGGAATTATTTGTTTATAATAATGCTAGTACTTTTAAATGATTCTACATTGGCCATTGGAATGATTCATTGTTTATTGGTATTGGTATTGGACTTGCTGAAGCATGTTTAAGATCAACAGACTTCATTTCCCAATCACATGCGAAGGTCATCCTGCCAGTGGCATATGCAAagagtgtgtgcgtgtgtgtgtgtgtgtgtgtgagagagagagagagagagagagagagagagaggatgatgagATGATAAGTGGAAGGaaaaacaaacaagaaaagaaagtgaaattttaaaataaaatgctACATGTTTCGTATTATATTTCTTAAATCTATGGTCCAGTTATTTAGTTATTTCTACAAGAAAAGGAAGAGGTTGTGAACATTAGCAAGATATATTTTTTAGCTACAAAAGCCAGACTATTCAAGTCCCATGCTTTGCAAAAAGTCATGTTGAGCACTTTGCATGCTTTCTCTAATACATGAAGAGATGTTTCAATCATGAAGGCCGTATTAGACACTTTAATTGATTAGGTCACACCATGTGCTCGGAGGTACTTCGGTTGTGATCTTGCGTCTTCCTCCATGGCAGCCTCACCATGCCTTGGATGCTCCTCTGTGGTGATCTTGTGTCTTCCTCCTCCATCGTGTAATCGACTTGGTGCAAGTAAGGCAATCTGCTTGGATCGTGCAATGATCGGCTTTATTAGATGCAGTGGCGTTGATGGCATGATCAACATGAGGGTGCAGTGGACTCGAGAAAAGGGGGTTACAGTAATGTGAGAACATAATCAACTTGAGAATGAATGGTCGACTTGAAGGCACAACCAAAATAAGGACATGGCTGACTGCCTTGAAAGCACGACCAACATGAAGAAATGGCCAGCATAGAAGAACACAATCAGTGTGAAATACGACTGACATGAGGATGTGACTGTCTTGATAACACGAACGATCAACTTGAAGATGCAATTGACTTGAGTCAGACATGTCCAATGTGATCAAGTTATGACCCAACATAGAACACAACCAATTGAAAATACGACTGACATTACGCTGTGACTACCGTGGTATCAAGAACAAGTCAGATGCGAATGACTGACatgtccaatgtgatcatggccgATCTAACGATGTGATTGACTACATCATATAGTTGGTTACATTTAGTATCTCGATCCTTACATTTTAAAAGTTAGAttgatattcttataattatgaaaataaaacatcTAGATCAATTTATCATTACGCACTCGGTCTTaacaacaaaaacataaaaataaagaataaataaataattttaacgttttaaTTGATGATGACGAATGACGTCAGTGGTGACGAACGATGATGATATCGCTAGGAGATAAGACCGCTCTATATTTACGTTGATATAATTGTCGAGTGACGAAAAGACTACTCGATATTTATATCAATACAAACGCAAATGTAGAGCGATGAAAAGATTACTAATACAGATACCGAGCGATCATTTCACAACTCGATAACTACATCAATGTTGATACAAATATAGAACAGCTCTTACCTCTTATCgtcactctcctcatccacaaccttAATGACAATGTCGCTCACCAACAtcgactaaaacattaaaattatctatttatcttttattttttatatttttattgatgaaaCCGATAACATTACGATAAATAGacctaaatgttttactttcgtaattataagAATACCACTTTTAACTACAAGGAATAATCTTAACTCTCAACTTGACAATAATTATTTTAAGTGCCCAAGCACAACCGACTTGAGGATGTAGCCACCTTAACATCATGATATCCATCTTGAAGATGAGGCCAATATGAAAAAGCAATCAATAGACCATCTTGATGGCACGGTTGACTTGACGATGATTGTGCTATTCACCATCCAACAATCCAAACGATTAATCATGCTCACAAGACAACAAACATATTTACAAGAACAAAAGTATTGATAATGAAATACAAACATTACa
Protein-coding regions in this window:
- the LOC135675162 gene encoding polyadenylate-binding protein 5-like, which translates into the protein MASTSAALSQLSPLQISSTQAQGGAFGRASLYVGDLDLAVNEGQLYDLFSQIAPVTSVRVCRDQIRNVSLGYAYVNFHSLQDATRARDVLNFTPLNGKLIRIMFSNRDPSIRKNGVGNVFIKNLDKTIDNKSLHDIFVAFGTVLSCKVATGITGQSKGYGFVQFENEESAERAISRLNGMLINDKPVHVGHFVRRQERHQPEGPPKFTNVYIKNLPEPYTDEDLKSYFGVCGNITSGVVMKDVNGKSRGFGFVNFEMPEAAAAAIEKFNGTALFDKVLYVGKAQKKSEREAELRAKYEQERNGRLEKLQGLSLYLKNLDDSINDEKLRELFSPFGTVTSCRVMLDTHGQSKGSGFVAFSSLDEANRAINGLNGKMVGKKPLYVGIFQRREERRAMLQAHFARLNSPGALAPAMPTMPGYHPVPSRLAPQQLYFGQGVSSLIPSQPAGYGYQPQLIPGIRPGVVPNYMMPYSPQRQGQLGQRTGSRRGGGTPQLMQQQQQIIQQNANQGFRYMQNSRNGVDPMMSPQGLMGSMMPMPLDASGIHITSVDAVHPSPIPIMTLASALASESPERQRLMLGEQLYPLVERIEQEQAGKVTGMLLEMDQTEVLHLIESPDALKKKVVEAMEVLRLAHATGPNALDQID